One window from the genome of Actinoplanes teichomyceticus ATCC 31121 encodes:
- the purQ gene encoding phosphoribosylformylglycinamidine synthase subunit PurQ yields MTMRIGVVTFPGSLDDGDAARAARIAGAEAVRLWHGDPDLRGVDAVVLPGGFSYGDYLRCGAIARFAPVMESIIDAARGGLPVLGICNGFQVLCEAHLLPGALTRNQHLHFRNRDQWLKVEATNTAWTNRFTPGQEILIPVKNGEGCFVADPKTLDALEAEGRVVARYIRGNPNGSQRDIAGITNEAGNVVGIMPHPEHAVEALTGPSLDGLGFFTSVLRALAGATADGQLAGGQQ; encoded by the coding sequence CTGACCATGCGGATCGGTGTGGTCACCTTCCCCGGATCGCTCGACGACGGGGACGCCGCCCGCGCCGCCCGGATCGCCGGAGCCGAGGCGGTCCGCCTCTGGCACGGCGACCCGGATCTGCGCGGGGTCGACGCCGTGGTGTTGCCCGGCGGCTTCTCGTACGGCGACTACCTGCGCTGTGGCGCCATCGCGCGATTCGCTCCGGTCATGGAGTCGATCATCGACGCGGCCCGTGGCGGCCTGCCCGTGCTGGGCATCTGCAACGGTTTCCAGGTCCTCTGCGAGGCACACCTGCTGCCCGGCGCGCTGACCCGGAACCAGCACCTGCACTTCCGTAACCGGGACCAGTGGCTCAAGGTCGAGGCGACGAACACCGCCTGGACCAACCGGTTCACGCCCGGCCAGGAGATTCTCATCCCGGTGAAGAACGGCGAGGGCTGTTTCGTCGCCGACCCGAAGACGCTGGATGCGCTGGAGGCGGAGGGCCGCGTGGTCGCGCGCTACATCCGCGGCAACCCCAACGGCTCGCAGCGCGACATCGCCGGGATCACCAACGAGGCCGGCAACGTCGTCGGCATCATGCCGCACCCGGAACACGCCGTGGAGGCGCTGACCGGCCCGTCGCTCGACGGCCTCGGCTTCTTCACCTCCGTCCTGCGGGCCCTGGCAGGGGCGACCGCGGACGGTCAGCTCGCAGGGGGACAGCAGTGA
- the purL gene encoding phosphoribosylformylglycinamidine synthase subunit PurL: MANEFQDGPDTVAKAEQTPDELQPFADLGLKDDEYAKIRDILGRRPTASELAMYSIMWSEHCSYKSSKVHLREFVAKVPKNTRMLAGIGENAGVVQVSDDLAVTFKVESHNHPSYVEPYQGAATGVGGIVRDILAMGARPIAVMDPLRFGAADHPDTARVLPGVVAGIGGYGNCLGLPNIGGEIVFDPCYQGNPLVNALSIGVLPVERLQKKEATGAGNVVVLLGARTGRDGIGGVSVLASATFDEEAEQRRPSVQVGDPFMEKLLIESCLELYDAGLVTGIQDLGGAGLTCALTETAAAAGTGMRVWLERVPLREASMSPTEILASESQERMLLIVTPENLDAVLKVAEKWGVWATAIGEVTPAAEDGSPGRLVITWNDHVVVDVPPGSLADDGPVYERPLREPSDMILLQADRAETLPRPSTGDELRDTVLRMIASPNLCDKSWVTEQYDRYVLGNTVLAQPEDSGVLRLDEETNLGVALSVDGNGRFARLDPYEGAKLALAEAYRNVAVTGAEPIAVTDCLNFGSPEDPAVMWQFAQAVRGLADGCQQLGTPVTGGNVSFYNQTGAAAIHPTPVVGVMGLFDDVTRRIPMGFAPPAKTGGDLLFLLGETRAELSGSEWAWVTHGHLGGRPPKVDLAAEQALGKVMARASQTGLVSAAHDLSDGGLAQVLVESCLRYNVGAKVTFPAGGESAFVQLFSESAGRALVAVPRGHEKAFVALAAELGVPCAQIGVTSEEAALQVTDQFTIPLDELRAAYSATLPKLFGGPAEPAAAESEAEVGEIRSVTLELIEPRAQEPGGPVQS, from the coding sequence CTGGCCAACGAGTTCCAGGACGGGCCGGACACCGTCGCCAAGGCCGAGCAGACGCCGGACGAGCTGCAGCCGTTCGCCGATCTGGGCCTCAAGGACGACGAGTACGCGAAGATCCGCGACATCCTCGGCCGCCGCCCCACCGCGTCCGAGCTGGCGATGTATTCGATCATGTGGAGTGAGCACTGCTCGTACAAGTCGAGCAAGGTGCACCTGCGTGAGTTCGTGGCCAAGGTCCCGAAGAACACCCGGATGCTGGCCGGCATCGGCGAGAACGCCGGCGTCGTCCAGGTCTCCGACGACCTGGCGGTCACCTTCAAGGTCGAGTCGCACAACCACCCCAGCTACGTCGAGCCGTACCAGGGCGCGGCCACCGGCGTCGGCGGCATCGTCCGGGACATCCTGGCGATGGGCGCCCGCCCGATCGCGGTGATGGACCCGCTGCGATTCGGTGCGGCCGACCATCCGGACACCGCCCGCGTGCTGCCCGGCGTGGTGGCCGGCATCGGCGGCTACGGCAACTGCCTGGGCCTGCCGAACATCGGGGGCGAGATCGTCTTCGACCCGTGCTACCAGGGCAACCCGCTGGTCAACGCGCTGAGCATCGGCGTGCTGCCGGTCGAGCGGTTGCAGAAGAAGGAAGCCACCGGCGCCGGCAACGTCGTCGTGCTCCTGGGTGCCCGCACCGGCCGGGACGGCATCGGCGGTGTCTCCGTGCTCGCGTCCGCCACCTTCGACGAGGAGGCCGAGCAGCGCCGCCCGTCGGTGCAGGTCGGCGACCCGTTCATGGAGAAGCTGCTGATCGAGAGCTGCCTGGAGCTGTACGACGCCGGCCTGGTCACCGGCATCCAGGACCTCGGCGGCGCCGGCCTCACCTGCGCCCTCACCGAGACCGCCGCGGCGGCCGGCACCGGTATGCGGGTCTGGCTGGAGCGGGTCCCGCTGCGTGAGGCGTCGATGTCGCCGACCGAGATCCTGGCCAGCGAGTCGCAGGAGCGCATGCTCCTGATCGTCACCCCGGAGAACCTGGACGCGGTGCTCAAGGTCGCCGAGAAGTGGGGCGTCTGGGCCACCGCGATCGGCGAGGTCACCCCGGCCGCCGAGGACGGCTCCCCGGGCCGCCTGGTGATCACCTGGAACGACCACGTCGTGGTGGACGTGCCGCCCGGCTCGCTCGCCGACGACGGCCCGGTCTACGAGCGGCCGCTGCGCGAGCCGTCCGACATGATCCTGCTGCAGGCCGACCGGGCCGAGACGCTGCCGCGTCCGTCGACCGGCGACGAGCTGCGGGACACCGTGCTGCGGATGATCGCGTCGCCGAACCTGTGCGACAAGAGCTGGGTCACCGAGCAGTACGACCGCTACGTGCTCGGCAACACCGTGCTGGCCCAGCCGGAGGACTCCGGTGTGCTGCGGCTCGACGAGGAGACGAACCTCGGCGTGGCGCTGTCGGTGGACGGCAACGGCCGGTTCGCGCGACTCGACCCGTACGAGGGCGCCAAGCTGGCGCTGGCCGAGGCGTACCGGAATGTCGCCGTCACCGGCGCCGAGCCGATCGCGGTCACCGACTGCCTGAACTTCGGCTCGCCGGAGGACCCCGCCGTGATGTGGCAGTTCGCTCAGGCCGTGCGCGGTCTGGCGGACGGCTGCCAGCAGCTGGGCACCCCGGTCACCGGTGGCAACGTCAGCTTCTACAACCAGACCGGCGCCGCGGCGATCCACCCGACCCCGGTGGTCGGCGTGATGGGCCTGTTCGACGACGTCACCCGGCGCATCCCGATGGGCTTCGCGCCGCCCGCCAAGACCGGCGGTGACCTGCTCTTCCTGCTCGGCGAGACGCGGGCGGAGCTGTCCGGCTCGGAGTGGGCCTGGGTGACCCACGGCCACCTCGGTGGTCGTCCGCCCAAGGTCGACCTGGCCGCCGAGCAGGCGCTCGGCAAGGTGATGGCCCGGGCGTCGCAGACCGGCCTGGTCAGCGCGGCGCACGACCTCTCCGACGGCGGCCTGGCCCAGGTTCTGGTGGAGAGCTGCCTGCGGTACAACGTCGGCGCCAAGGTGACCTTCCCGGCCGGTGGCGAGTCGGCGTTCGTCCAGCTGTTCAGCGAGTCGGCGGGGCGGGCCCTGGTGGCCGTGCCGCGCGGCCACGAGAAGGCGTTCGTCGCGCTGGCGGCCGAGCTGGGTGTCCCGTGCGCCCAGATCGGGGTCACGTCCGAGGAGGCGGCGCTGCAGGTCACCGACCAGTTCACGATCCCGCTGGACGAGCTGCGCGCGGCGTACTCGGCGACCCTGCCGAAGCTGTTCGGCGGGCCGGCCGAGCCGGCCGCGGCGGAGTCGGAGGCCGAGGTGGGCGAGATCCGCTCGGTGACCCTGGAGCTGATCGAGCCGAGGGCGCAGGAGCCGGGCGGACCCGTCCAGTCCTGA